One stretch of Halichoerus grypus chromosome 8, mHalGry1.hap1.1, whole genome shotgun sequence DNA includes these proteins:
- the VCPKMT gene encoding protein N-lysine methyltransferase METTL21D isoform X1: protein MAATLEPSVEDPLRNFVRVLEKRDGTVLRLQQYGSGGVGCVVWDAAIVLSKYLETPGFSGDGAHALSRRSVLELGSGTGAVGLMAATLGADVVVTDLEELQDLLKMNINMNKHLVTGSVQAKVLKWGEEIEDLTSPPDYILMADCIYYEESLEPLLKTLKDLSGFETCIICCYEQRTMGKNPEIEKKYFELLQLDFDFEKIPLEKHDEEYRSEDIHILYIRKKKSKSPS from the exons ATGGCGGCTACCCTGGAGCCCTCGGTGGAGGACCCACTGCGGAACTTCGTTCGAGTTTTGGAAAAGCGAGATGGCACGGTGTTACGACTGCAGCAGTATGGCTCCGGCGGCGTGGGCTGCGTTGTTTGGGACGCTGCCATTGTCCTTTCTAAGTACTTGGAAACGCCCGGGTTTTCCGGCGATGGGGCCCACGCTCTGAGCCGGCGATCGGTGCTGGAGCTGGGCTCCGGCACTGGGGCCGTGGGGCTCATGGCTGCTACCCTTGG GGCTGATGTTGTGGTCACAGATCTTGAGGAATTGCAAGACTTGCTGAAGATGAATATTAATATGAACAAGCATCTTGTCACTGGTTCTGTTCAAGCCAAGGTACTGAAATG GGGggaagaaatagaagacttgACTTCTCCGCCAGACTACATACTGATGGCTGACTGCATATACTATGAAGAG TCTTTGGAGCCATTGTTGAAAACTCTAAAAGATCTTAGTGGATTTGAGACTTGTATTATATGTTGTTATGAACAACGAACAATGGGAAAAAATccagaaattgagaaaaaatacTTTGAG CTCCTCCAGCTAGACTTTGACTttgaaaaaattcctttggagaaACATGATGAAGAATATCGAAGCGAGGATATTCATATCTTATACATCAGAAAGAAGAAATCG aaatcTCCATCATGA
- the VCPKMT gene encoding protein N-lysine methyltransferase METTL21D isoform X2 has protein sequence MAATLEPSVEDPLRNFVRVLEKRDGTVLRLQQYGSGGVGCVVWDAAIVLSKYLETPGFSGDGAHALSRRSVLELGSGTGAVGLMAATLGADVVVTDLEELQDLLKMNINMNKHLVTGSVQAKVLKWGEEIEDLTSPPDYILMADCIYYEELLQLDFDFEKIPLEKHDEEYRSEDIHILYIRKKKSKSPS, from the exons ATGGCGGCTACCCTGGAGCCCTCGGTGGAGGACCCACTGCGGAACTTCGTTCGAGTTTTGGAAAAGCGAGATGGCACGGTGTTACGACTGCAGCAGTATGGCTCCGGCGGCGTGGGCTGCGTTGTTTGGGACGCTGCCATTGTCCTTTCTAAGTACTTGGAAACGCCCGGGTTTTCCGGCGATGGGGCCCACGCTCTGAGCCGGCGATCGGTGCTGGAGCTGGGCTCCGGCACTGGGGCCGTGGGGCTCATGGCTGCTACCCTTGG GGCTGATGTTGTGGTCACAGATCTTGAGGAATTGCAAGACTTGCTGAAGATGAATATTAATATGAACAAGCATCTTGTCACTGGTTCTGTTCAAGCCAAGGTACTGAAATG GGGggaagaaatagaagacttgACTTCTCCGCCAGACTACATACTGATGGCTGACTGCATATACTATGAAGAG CTCCTCCAGCTAGACTTTGACTttgaaaaaattcctttggagaaACATGATGAAGAATATCGAAGCGAGGATATTCATATCTTATACATCAGAAAGAAGAAATCG aaatcTCCATCATGA